From Columba livia isolate bColLiv1 breed racing homer chromosome 5, bColLiv1.pat.W.v2, whole genome shotgun sequence, one genomic window encodes:
- the GPR68 gene encoding ovarian cancer G-protein coupled receptor 1 has product MVNFTENATEKCNINHDIHQTLSPVIYIFVFILGLPANCLSLYYGYLQIKAKNELGIYLCNLTVADLLYIFSLPFWLQYVLQHDNWTYDELLCKICGILLYENIYISVGFLCCISIDRYLAVVHPFRFQCFRTMKAAVIVSIVIWTKEIITCCFVFTHAEVSMDADSHVVCFEHYPIKKWEHNVNYYRFSAGFLFPFFLLAFSYCGILRVVHKSHGTQKKKKIQIKRLVSSTVLIFLVCFGPYHILLVIRSLLENNCSFAEKIFNIYHVSLLLTTFNCVADPVLYCFSSESTYQNFAKMRDSCLTCLGCLRTETKESYPLNPPESPNRPRHEQQPDDGTERKDSCTANMGSL; this is encoded by the coding sequence GTCAATTTCACAGAGAATGCAACTGAGAAGTGCAATATTAATCATGATATCCACCAGACATTATCCCCTGTGATAtacatatttgtatttatattagGCTTGCCAGCTAACTGCCTGTCACTGTACTATGGGTATTTACAGATCAAAGCTAAAAATGAATTGGGTATCTACCTTTGCAATTTGACTGTAGCAGACCTGCTCTAcatattttctttgcctttttggctTCAGTATGTTTTACAGCATGACAATTGGACCTACGATGAGCTGCTGTGCAAAATTTGTGGCATCCTCTTGTATGAGAACATCTATATCAGTGTGGGCTTCCTCTGCTGCATCTCCATTGACCGCTATCTCGCAGTAGTGCATCCTTTTCGGTTCCAATGCTTTCGGACTATGAAGGCTGCTGTGATTGTAAGCATCGTTATCTGGACCAAAGAAATAATTacatgctgctttgtttttacacATGCGGAGGTCAGTATGGATGCTGACAGCCATGTGGTGTGTTTCGAGCATTACCCCATCAAAAAATGGGAGCACAACGTCAATTACTACCGCTTCTCTGCTGgcttccttttccccttctttctgtTGGCCTTTTCTTACTGTGGGATTTTACGAGTTGTCCACAAGAGTCATGGAActcaaaagaagaagaaaatccaaATTAAACGACTGGTTTCAAgcactgttttaatttttttagtttgctttgGACCATACCACATCCTACTTGTGATCCGCAGCTTGTTGGAGAACAACTGCTCATTTgctgagaaaatatttaatatttaccATGTTTCTCTCCTGCTGACTACTTTTAACTGTGTTGCTGATCCAGTGTTGTACTGTTTTTCCAGTGAAAGCACTTACCAGAACTTTGCCAAGATGCGAGACTCTTGTTTAACTTGTTTAGGGTGCCTGAGGACCGAGACAAAGGAATCCTATCCACTGAACCCTCCAGAAAGTCCCAACAGGCCACGGCACGAGCAACAACCAGATGATGGTACTGAAAGGAAAGACTCCTGCACAGCTAACATGGGCAGCCTATAG